A single window of Venturia canescens isolate UGA chromosome 3, ASM1945775v1, whole genome shotgun sequence DNA harbors:
- the LOC122408275 gene encoding trichohyalin-like, which yields MAHDSDIDGWQLRQLDLASRDFDRTGKTTRTIRTRGNHDFQEYETPTNARENDSFHFPPRTRLTRSGPAVRSHDSTRCPGTFEPNKFAAPRSIIEANCGDFEVLNGHLSSLSITEKPKHYNRSRDRHDGHYTYRCQPLASPPTPSTLLSSRANSKSSVRVVSCTIGDPRSFGDSNGPGEQPEIQRYALNGTKVVEFSASSTNLSGNETSRSQMSQAKKRAWEEWVKRKRAEELRRKEEVRKLELEQQEEENRLVKEREERERRERESFLQWNERKRKEEASKRENMERELEFERRLKEVEDKAIVAKTIYLRQWARKKEEQQKALQRKQELRKKRDEEERKRRLEASQKAYVKWKEISKNRPKPATQGLLPHQKAKPSYINPNPWVADDVEPEETTKKQSLEEIKKTLITATKSDSKKSILSKS from the exons ATGGCCCATGACAGCGATATCGACGGTTGGCAATTGAGGCAGCTCGATTTAGCGTCTCGAGATTTTGATCGCACCGGCAAAACCACTCGAACTATCAGAACACGTGGAAATCATGATTTTCAAGAATACGAGACGCCGACCAATGCACGGGAAAACGATTCTTTCCACTTTCCACCAAG GACTCGATTAACGCGCTCCGGACCAGCTGTACGATCCCACGATTCAACAAGATGCCCGGGAACGTTTGAGCCGAATAAATTTGCTGCACCAAGATCCATAATCGAAGCGAATTGCGGGGATTTCGAGGTTCTCAACGGCCATCTTTCATCCTTATCGATCACTGAGAAGcccaaacattacaatcgttCTCGCGACCGTCACGATGGGCATTACACTTATCGTTGTCAGCCCTTGGCCTCACCCCCGACACCCTCTACACTGTTATCGTCGAGGGCCAATTCCAAATCGTCCGTTAGAGTAGTTTCTTGCACTATTGGGGATCCTCGAAGTTTTGGGGATTCGAACGGTCCTGGAGAACAACCGGAAATTCAGAG aTACGCTCTGAACGGAACGAAAGTCGTAGAGTTTTCGGCCTCGAGCACCAATCTTTCGGGGAACGAAACGTCGAGGAGTCAAATGTCTCAGGCGAAGAAGCGAGCCTGGGAGGAATGGGTGAAAAGGAAAAGAGCCGAAGAGTTGCGAAGAAAGGAAGAAGTGCGAAAACTCGAGCTCGAACAACAGGAGGAGGAAAATCGTTTGGTGAAAGAGCGCGAAGAACGCGAACGTCGCGAACGCGAAAGTTTTTTACAATGGAATgaaagaaagaggaaggaAGAGGCGAGCAAACGGGAGAATATGGAACGCGAATTGGAGTTTGAGAGGAGGTTGAAGGAAGTCGAGGACAAGGCAATCGTCGCAAAAACGATTTACCTTCGGCAGTGGgcacgaaaaaaagaggagCAGCAAAAAG CATTGCAAAGAAAGCAAGAATTAAGGAAGAAGCGAGACGAAGAGGAGCGAAAAAGGCGTCTCGAAGCGAGTCAAAAGGCGTACGTGAAGTGGAAAGAAATATCGAAGAATCGACCGAAACCAGCGACTCAGGGGCTCTTAC CCCATCAGAAAGCGAAACCTTCTTATATTAATCCAAATCCTTGGGTGGCGGATGACGTCGAGCCCGAAGAAACGACGAAGAAACAATCATTAGAAGAAATTAAGAAAACACTAATTACTGCAACCAAAAGCGATTCCAAAAAAAGTATTCTTTCAAAATCgtaa
- the LOC122408276 gene encoding uncharacterized protein isoform X2 codes for MRTKGLLLSLICIVGTSIIFIAFSNQRPSIQTLVTETHKHLRNFQENLKDVEEKRLVTDSKYLALLGLDGQAGTTTAPSKAQNVTVVTLLRPGSEQHIYGFLRNITHYLPNNNIAVFGVGLSDYASQTVRTVCNSSRCNVIQLDLSPFPAHAEDDRLHVYRPLVIQTALNTLGNILYMDSNVRLNSSDVVKYLSPKSGVLTWPTKHAISSLTHPKMYEYFHVPAESFFFLPFVRASHIVLRNTREIRNNVMLPWVQCALTRDCICPIGAQSAGCRFNKRPQYRYSGCHAYDTSALNIILGLYFNYDDSCYVHQERETYFTKIQSDEVTEEYLMIARQNNATESNVKTLMSMER; via the exons ATGCGTACCAAAGGTCTGCTATTGTCCCTTATTTGTATAGTAGGGACCagcattattttcattgcgTTCAGCAATCAACGACCTTCTATACAAACTTTAGTCACGGAGACCCATAAACATCTACGGAATTTTCag GAAAACTTGAAAGATGTGGAGGAGAAGCGTCTTGTGACAGATTCAAAATATCTAGCGCTGCTTGGTTTAGATGGTCAAGCTGGAACAACGACAGCACCGTCGAAGGCTCAAAACGTGACGGTTGTCACCCTTTTGAGGCCTGGGAGTGAGCAGCATATTTATGGTTTCCTCAGGAACATTACGCACTACTTACCCAACAATAATATAGCAGTTTTTGGGGTTGGCTTGAGTGATTACGCATCTCAAACGGTCAGAACCGTTTGCAATTCTAGCAGATGTAATGTGATTCAATTGGATTTAAGTCCCTTCCCTGCGCATGCAGAAGATGATAGATTGCACGTCTATCGACCTCTAGTCATTCAG ACAGCTTTAAATACATTAGGAAACATACTGTACATGGATTCGAATGTACGCCTGAACTCGTCGGATGTGGTTAAATATCTCTCACCAAAGTCAGGAGTATTGACATGGCCAACAAAGCACGCCATAAGTTCGCTAACTCATCCAAAGATGTATGAGTATTTTCACGTACCGGCTGAgagcttcttttttcttccctttgtAAGGGCATCGCACATTGTTTTACGGAATACCAGAGAAATTCGTAATAACGTTATGTTGCCGTGGGTACAATGTGCTCTGACACGAGATTGCATATGTCCTATTG GTGCACAGTCAGCAGGTTGTCGTTTCAACAAAAGACCGCAATATCGTTACTCAGGCTGTCACGCTTACGACACTTCGGCATTAAACATTATCCTCGGATTGTATTTCAACTACGATGATTCTTGCTACGTTCATCAAGAGCGAGAAActtatttcacaaaaataCAATCGGACGAAGTTACGGAAGAGTACCTGATGATTGCGAGGCAGAACAACGCCACTGAGTCTAACGTCAAAACTTTGATGTCGATGGAACGCtga
- the LOC122408276 gene encoding uncharacterized protein isoform X1: protein MEVVQANRILIFHCCNLYFSNTTNKLMQICKLRVGTSIIFIAFSNQRPSIQTLVTETHKHLRNFQENLKDVEEKRLVTDSKYLALLGLDGQAGTTTAPSKAQNVTVVTLLRPGSEQHIYGFLRNITHYLPNNNIAVFGVGLSDYASQTVRTVCNSSRCNVIQLDLSPFPAHAEDDRLHVYRPLVIQTALNTLGNILYMDSNVRLNSSDVVKYLSPKSGVLTWPTKHAISSLTHPKMYEYFHVPAESFFFLPFVRASHIVLRNTREIRNNVMLPWVQCALTRDCICPIGAQSAGCRFNKRPQYRYSGCHAYDTSALNIILGLYFNYDDSCYVHQERETYFTKIQSDEVTEEYLMIARQNNATESNVKTLMSMER from the exons atGGAAGTGGTGCAGGCCAATAGGATTTTGATTTTCCATTGTTGTAACTTATATTTCAGTAACACCACGAATAAACTAATGCAGATCTGTAAACTTCGAG TAGGGACCagcattattttcattgcgTTCAGCAATCAACGACCTTCTATACAAACTTTAGTCACGGAGACCCATAAACATCTACGGAATTTTCag GAAAACTTGAAAGATGTGGAGGAGAAGCGTCTTGTGACAGATTCAAAATATCTAGCGCTGCTTGGTTTAGATGGTCAAGCTGGAACAACGACAGCACCGTCGAAGGCTCAAAACGTGACGGTTGTCACCCTTTTGAGGCCTGGGAGTGAGCAGCATATTTATGGTTTCCTCAGGAACATTACGCACTACTTACCCAACAATAATATAGCAGTTTTTGGGGTTGGCTTGAGTGATTACGCATCTCAAACGGTCAGAACCGTTTGCAATTCTAGCAGATGTAATGTGATTCAATTGGATTTAAGTCCCTTCCCTGCGCATGCAGAAGATGATAGATTGCACGTCTATCGACCTCTAGTCATTCAG ACAGCTTTAAATACATTAGGAAACATACTGTACATGGATTCGAATGTACGCCTGAACTCGTCGGATGTGGTTAAATATCTCTCACCAAAGTCAGGAGTATTGACATGGCCAACAAAGCACGCCATAAGTTCGCTAACTCATCCAAAGATGTATGAGTATTTTCACGTACCGGCTGAgagcttcttttttcttccctttgtAAGGGCATCGCACATTGTTTTACGGAATACCAGAGAAATTCGTAATAACGTTATGTTGCCGTGGGTACAATGTGCTCTGACACGAGATTGCATATGTCCTATTG GTGCACAGTCAGCAGGTTGTCGTTTCAACAAAAGACCGCAATATCGTTACTCAGGCTGTCACGCTTACGACACTTCGGCATTAAACATTATCCTCGGATTGTATTTCAACTACGATGATTCTTGCTACGTTCATCAAGAGCGAGAAActtatttcacaaaaataCAATCGGACGAAGTTACGGAAGAGTACCTGATGATTGCGAGGCAGAACAACGCCACTGAGTCTAACGTCAAAACTTTGATGTCGATGGAACGCtga
- the LOC122408276 gene encoding uncharacterized protein isoform X3, giving the protein MEVVQANRILIFHCCNLYFSNTTNKLMQICKLRVGTSIIFIAFSNQRPSIQTLVTETHKHLRNFQENLKDVEEKRLVTDSKYLALLGLDGQAGTTTAPSKAQNVTVVTLLRPGSEQHIYGFLRNITHYLPNNNIAVFGVGLSDYASQTTALNTLGNILYMDSNVRLNSSDVVKYLSPKSGVLTWPTKHAISSLTHPKMYEYFHVPAESFFFLPFVRASHIVLRNTREIRNNVMLPWVQCALTRDCICPIGAQSAGCRFNKRPQYRYSGCHAYDTSALNIILGLYFNYDDSCYVHQERETYFTKIQSDEVTEEYLMIARQNNATESNVKTLMSMER; this is encoded by the exons atGGAAGTGGTGCAGGCCAATAGGATTTTGATTTTCCATTGTTGTAACTTATATTTCAGTAACACCACGAATAAACTAATGCAGATCTGTAAACTTCGAG TAGGGACCagcattattttcattgcgTTCAGCAATCAACGACCTTCTATACAAACTTTAGTCACGGAGACCCATAAACATCTACGGAATTTTCag GAAAACTTGAAAGATGTGGAGGAGAAGCGTCTTGTGACAGATTCAAAATATCTAGCGCTGCTTGGTTTAGATGGTCAAGCTGGAACAACGACAGCACCGTCGAAGGCTCAAAACGTGACGGTTGTCACCCTTTTGAGGCCTGGGAGTGAGCAGCATATTTATGGTTTCCTCAGGAACATTACGCACTACTTACCCAACAATAATATAGCAGTTTTTGGGGTTGGCTTGAGTGATTACGCATCTCAAACG ACAGCTTTAAATACATTAGGAAACATACTGTACATGGATTCGAATGTACGCCTGAACTCGTCGGATGTGGTTAAATATCTCTCACCAAAGTCAGGAGTATTGACATGGCCAACAAAGCACGCCATAAGTTCGCTAACTCATCCAAAGATGTATGAGTATTTTCACGTACCGGCTGAgagcttcttttttcttccctttgtAAGGGCATCGCACATTGTTTTACGGAATACCAGAGAAATTCGTAATAACGTTATGTTGCCGTGGGTACAATGTGCTCTGACACGAGATTGCATATGTCCTATTG GTGCACAGTCAGCAGGTTGTCGTTTCAACAAAAGACCGCAATATCGTTACTCAGGCTGTCACGCTTACGACACTTCGGCATTAAACATTATCCTCGGATTGTATTTCAACTACGATGATTCTTGCTACGTTCATCAAGAGCGAGAAActtatttcacaaaaataCAATCGGACGAAGTTACGGAAGAGTACCTGATGATTGCGAGGCAGAACAACGCCACTGAGTCTAACGTCAAAACTTTGATGTCGATGGAACGCtga
- the TfIIB gene encoding transcription initiation factor IIB isoform X2, producing the protein MASSSRHDTNKVCCYAHPEAHLIEDYRAGDQICSECGLVVGDRVIDVGSEWRTFSNEKAGVDPSRVGGPENPLLNGSDLSTMIGPGTGAASFDAFGASKYQNRRTMNSSDRALVNAFREITGMADRINLPKTIVDRANILFKQVHDGKNLKGRANDAISSACLYIACRQEGVPRTFKEICAISKISKKEIGRCFKLILKALETSVDLITTGDFMSRFCSNLGLPNMVQRAATHIARKAVEIDIVPGRSPISVAAAAIYMASQASEDKRSQKEIGDIAGVADVTIRQSYKLMYPHAIKLFPEDFAFATPIDQLPQM; encoded by the exons atgGCTAGTTCGTCGAG GCACGATACCAATAAAGTTTGCTGCTACGCTCATCCGGAAGCACATTTGATAGAGGATTACAGAGCGGGTGACCAGATTTGTTCAGAGTGTGGATTAGTCGTGGGGGACAG agTCATCGATGTTGGATCAGAATGGCGAACATTTAGCAATGAGAAAGCAGGTGTTGATCCTTCTCGAGTGGGAGGCCCAGAAAATCCACTTCTCAATGGCTCTGATTTATCTACTATGATTGGCCCAGGAACAGGAGCAGCTTCTTTTGATGCTTTTGGCGCATCCAAGTATCAAAACAGACGCACA ATGAACAGTTCCGACAGAGCCTTGGTTAATGCGTTCCGTGAAATAACTGGGATGGCCGATCGTATAAACTTGCCAAAAACAATCGTCGATCGGGCAAACATATTGTTCAAACAGGTACACGacgggaaaaacttgaaaggACGGGCAAACGATGCGATATCGTCCGCTTGTCTCTACATAGCATGCCGTCAAGAGGGCGTACCTCGAACCTTCAAAGAAATTTGTGCAATCAGTAAAATCAGTAAAAAAGAAATCGGCCGATGTTTCAAACTGATACTCAAGGCTCTCGAAACGAGTGTTGACCTCATCACGACTGGCGACTTTATGTCACGTTTTTGCTCAAATTTGGGCCTACCTAATATGGTACAGAGAGCCGCCACTCACATTGCAAGAAAAGCCGTCGAGATTGATATCGTACCTGGCAGATCTCCGATTTCCGTAGCTGCTGCAGCTATTTATATGGCTTCACAG GCTTCGGAAGACAAAAGATCGCAGAAAGAGATCGGTGATATTGCTGGTGTAGCAGATGTCACGATCAGACAATCATACAAACTGATGTATCCACACGCCATCAAGCTTTTCCCTGAAGACTTCGCCTTTGCAACACCCATCGATCAGTTGCCGcagatgtaa
- the TfIIB gene encoding transcription initiation factor IIB isoform X1: MLKSIGVRMCQAWNKKWECFVAITCIKEHKRHDTNKVCCYAHPEAHLIEDYRAGDQICSECGLVVGDRVIDVGSEWRTFSNEKAGVDPSRVGGPENPLLNGSDLSTMIGPGTGAASFDAFGASKYQNRRTMNSSDRALVNAFREITGMADRINLPKTIVDRANILFKQVHDGKNLKGRANDAISSACLYIACRQEGVPRTFKEICAISKISKKEIGRCFKLILKALETSVDLITTGDFMSRFCSNLGLPNMVQRAATHIARKAVEIDIVPGRSPISVAAAAIYMASQASEDKRSQKEIGDIAGVADVTIRQSYKLMYPHAIKLFPEDFAFATPIDQLPQM, translated from the exons ATGTTGAAGTCCATAGGTGTGCGTATGTGTCAagcgtggaataaaaaatgggaatgTTTTGTCGCGATAACCTGTATCAAGGAACATAAGAG GCACGATACCAATAAAGTTTGCTGCTACGCTCATCCGGAAGCACATTTGATAGAGGATTACAGAGCGGGTGACCAGATTTGTTCAGAGTGTGGATTAGTCGTGGGGGACAG agTCATCGATGTTGGATCAGAATGGCGAACATTTAGCAATGAGAAAGCAGGTGTTGATCCTTCTCGAGTGGGAGGCCCAGAAAATCCACTTCTCAATGGCTCTGATTTATCTACTATGATTGGCCCAGGAACAGGAGCAGCTTCTTTTGATGCTTTTGGCGCATCCAAGTATCAAAACAGACGCACA ATGAACAGTTCCGACAGAGCCTTGGTTAATGCGTTCCGTGAAATAACTGGGATGGCCGATCGTATAAACTTGCCAAAAACAATCGTCGATCGGGCAAACATATTGTTCAAACAGGTACACGacgggaaaaacttgaaaggACGGGCAAACGATGCGATATCGTCCGCTTGTCTCTACATAGCATGCCGTCAAGAGGGCGTACCTCGAACCTTCAAAGAAATTTGTGCAATCAGTAAAATCAGTAAAAAAGAAATCGGCCGATGTTTCAAACTGATACTCAAGGCTCTCGAAACGAGTGTTGACCTCATCACGACTGGCGACTTTATGTCACGTTTTTGCTCAAATTTGGGCCTACCTAATATGGTACAGAGAGCCGCCACTCACATTGCAAGAAAAGCCGTCGAGATTGATATCGTACCTGGCAGATCTCCGATTTCCGTAGCTGCTGCAGCTATTTATATGGCTTCACAG GCTTCGGAAGACAAAAGATCGCAGAAAGAGATCGGTGATATTGCTGGTGTAGCAGATGTCACGATCAGACAATCATACAAACTGATGTATCCACACGCCATCAAGCTTTTCCCTGAAGACTTCGCCTTTGCAACACCCATCGATCAGTTGCCGcagatgtaa
- the Syx16 gene encoding syntaxin-16 yields MATRNLTEPFILMRNNALQSKHIYAEQNLSDRMALVSGENAASDNVELKGINLGDSEPPVWIDALEETQYILSRLRTKLDTLTELHAKQLTRPTLDDTSQEERQMEKLTREIGRAFSNGYRQVQTIKSSARHETRAAERQLGMSAVLALSSALQDLSILYRTAQSNYLQQMNSREERNRQFFTDNGNLMLSADTDSWLTEPSFSQSDENFWQSGAQTQKSVLLQIEETEEATRQAMEREQEVGHIVRSISDLNHIFKDLATMVHDQGSILDRIDYNIEQTQGQVQEGYKQLKKADSYQKTSRKMYCILILAASIIFLSFLFIVFKT; encoded by the exons ATGGCTACAAGAAATTTGACAGAACCTTTCATTCTCATGAGAAACAATGCACTTCAAAGCAAACACATATACGCCGAACAG AATCTGTCGGATCGTATGGCATTGGTTAGTGGAGAAAATGCAGCATCGGATAACGTGGAGCTTAAAGGAATAAACTTGGGAGATTCAGAACCTCCTGTTTGGATAGACGCATTAGAAGAAACTCAGTACATTCTTAGCCGCTTACGAACCAAGCTCGATACTTTAACGGAGCTTCATGCAAAACAACTTACAAGGCCGACATTGGACGACACATCTCAG GAAGAACGGCAGATGGAAAAACTGACACGGGAAATAGGACGAGCTTTCTCCAATGGTTATCGCCAAGTACAGACGATCAAATCTTCGGCAAGACACGAGACAAGAGCAGCGGAACGTCAGTTGGGCATGAGCGCTGTTTTAGCTCTTTCGTCAGCCCTGCAAGACTTGAGCATTCTGTATAGAACGGCGCAGAGCAATTACCTGCAAC AAATGAATTCTCGTGAGGAGAGAAATAGACAATTTTTCACGGACAATGGAAACCTCATGCTAAGTGCGGATACGGATTCTTGGCTGACCGAACCTTCCTTCAGCCAAAGCGATGAAAACTTTTGGCAAAGCGGAGCGCAAACACAAAAATCTGTACTCTTACAAATCGAAGAGACTGAGGAAGCCACGAGACAAGCTATGGAACGAGAGCAAGAGGTTGGCCATATTGTTAGAAGTATATCGGACCTCAATCATATTTTCAAG GATCTAGCTACAATGGTGCACGATCAGGGCAGCATACTTGACCGTATCGATTACAATATCGAGCAGACTCAGGGTCAAGTACAAGAAGGTTATAAGCAACTTAAAAAAGCCGATTCATACCAAAAAACCAGTAGAAAAATGTACTGCATCCTAATACTTGCAGCATCAATAATATTTcttagttttttatttattgttttcaaaacTTAA
- the LOC122408274 gene encoding oxidative stress-induced growth inhibitor 2-like produces MVLKSFAMRKTGDQKHDVEEDSDVVYKDVVIVGNGPGAICLSYMLAGNWPYYEGEPHPTDEMLTTRLNYVTPSLRRESEFEKEQIQNGYEMNSRRCCKITKKRQGTCLARSSRSTLATLAFGVEGRGGGKPLALLMDQLQHPCVDIGLDLPSLVTWSPGHKIIDHVVLGKGPPGGSWQAMDPAVLTISLSRWMSLPSVGIKEWCKLMDPEEIQKSVIIPNAVRNGRHRHRAGGEEVSDHTGGSRVPVGTVAAYYEDYVRFQGLEKYFKCGRTVTSVRPIQGSRNIEDEYGWIVRGYENDSGKRFVYKSKRVVLATGTMDSPNRLDLPGEESRPTWITHDLYELENKLDRLARENLSCSMIDESENSTKLEVKPILVVGAGLSAADAIMAARCRGIPVLHVFRDGSDDRSRKKSTNHSGTSNYDRLQWLPASVYPEYHKVYEMMADSGTKYPLYKALPGYSVVDLGTNGNATFGPQERRVTLCSPKGQLKNYRVSVVAILIGSKPDLSYLGEYATRLGKIVNKPIDSKANAIEADDFTYEVTRSPRKGLYALGPIVGDNFVRFLLGGAFGILAHILNTSET; encoded by the exons ATGGTATTGAAATCTTTTGCGATGCGAAAAACTGGAGACCAAAAACACGACGTCGAGGAGGATTCTGATGTCGTTTACAAGGACGTCGTTATCGTCG GCAACGGACCTGGTGCCATTTGCCTCTCGTACATGCTGGCTGGAAATTGGCCTTATTACGAGGGCGAGCCCCATCCGACTGATGAGATGCTGACGACTCGCTTGAATTACGTGACTCCGAGTTTACGTCGCGAGTCCGAATTCGAAAAGGAGCAAATCCAAAACGGCTACGAAATGAATAGCCGACGCTGTTGTAAAATAACGAAGAAACGACAAGGCACGTGTCTCGCTCGGAGCTCACGAAGCACACTCGCGACCCTGGCCTTCGGGGTTGAAGGACGCGGCGGTGGCAAACCTCTAGCCCTGCTCATGGACCAGCTGCAGCATCCCTGCGTTGACATTGGTCTCGATTTACCGTCCCTCGTCACTTGGTCTCCCGGGCACAAAATCATCGACCACGTCGTCTTGGGCAAAGGACCACCGGGGGGCTCGTGGCAG gccATGGATCCCGCTGTTTTAACAATCAGCCTGAGTCGTTGGATGTCTCTGCCGAGCGTGGGAATCAAAGAATGGTGCAAGCTAATGGACCCGGAAGAGATACAGAAATCTGTGATTATACCGAACGCTGTAAGGAACGGTCGTCACAGGCACAGAGCAGGCGGTGAAGAAGTGTCGGATCATACAGGTGGTAGCAGAGTGCCAGTTGGAACAGTCGCTGCTTACTACGAGGATTACGTGAGGTTTCAAGGATTGGAGAAGTATTTCAAGTG CGGGAGGACGGTGACCTCGGTCAGACCCATACAAGGATCCAGGAATATCGAGGACGAGTATGGCTGGATCGTCAGGGGCTACGAGAACGACAGTGGCAAACGTTTCGTCTATAAATCTAAACGAGTCGTCCTCGCTACGGGCACTATGGATTCACCGAATCGTCTCGATCTACCAGGAGAGGAGTCCAGACCCACTTGGATAACTCACGATCTTTATGAACTTGAGAACAAACTCGATCGTCTCGCCAGGGAAAATT TGAGCTGTTCGATGATCGATGAAagtgaaaattcaacgaagCTCGAGGTTAAACCAATTTTGGTTGTCGGAGCCGGTTTGAGCGCGGCCGACGCGATAATGGCAGCGCGTTGTCGGGGGATCCCGGTCCTGCACGTATTTCGTGATGGATCCGATGATCGGAGTCGTAAAAAGAGTACGAACCACTCTGGTACGAGTAATTACGACAGGCTGCAGTGGTTGCCAGCTTCCGTATATCCGGAATATCACAAAGTTTATGAAATGATGGCGGATTCTGGAACCAAGTATCCCCTGTACAAAGCTCTTCCGGGTTACTCGGTCGTTGATCTCGGAACCAACGGGAACGCAACGTTTGGACCTCAGGAAAGGAGGGTCACTCTTTGCTCACCAAAAGGACAGTTGAAAAACTACCGCGTCTCGGTCGTTGCTATTTTAATCg gCTCAAAACCCGATTTGTCATATTTGGGTGAATACGCCACGAGATTGGGAAAAATAGTTAACAAGCCGATAGACAGTAAAGCAAATGCAATCGAGGCGGACGATTTCACGTACGAAGTTACGCGTTCACCTCGCAAGGGCCTTTACGCCCTTGGACCTATAGTCGGTGATAATTTTGTGCGCTTTCTTCTCGGCGGTGCATTTGGAATTCTCGCACACATTTTGAATACTTCGGAAACGTGA